From a region of the Pongo abelii isolate AG06213 chromosome 9, NHGRI_mPonAbe1-v2.0_pri, whole genome shotgun sequence genome:
- the LOC129048986 gene encoding tripartite motif-containing protein 64C-like: MVLTNIFFSLSVDNALSTEMTPCYISLSEDVRHVIFGDDHLSAPMDLQGVESFAVWGAQAFTSGKHYWEVDVTHSSNWILGVCRDSRTADTSIVFDSDETFFSISSKRSNHYSLSTNSPPLIQYVQRPQGRVGVFLDYDNGSVSFFDVSKGSLIYDFPPSSFSSPLRPFFCFGCT, from the coding sequence ATGGTACtcactaatatatttttttccttgtcagtGGATAATGCTCTGAGCACGGAAATGACTCCTTGCTATATAAGCCTTTCTGAGGATGTGAGACATGTGATATTTGGAGATGACCATCTCAGTGCACCCATGGATCTCCAGGGAGTGGAGAGCTTTGCTGTGTGGGGAGCGCAAGCATTCACCTCCGGCAAGCATTACTGGGAAGTGGATGTGACCCACTCCTCCAATTGGATTCTGGGAGTCTGTCGAGATTCCAGGACAGCAGATACCAGTATCGTTTTTGATTCtgatgaaacatttttttcaatttcctcaAAGAGGAGCAATCACTATAGTCTCTCCACCAACTCTCCACCTTTAATTCAGTATGTGCAAAGGCCTCAGGGTCGGGTTGGGGTGTTTCTGGATTATGATAATGGATCTGTGAGTTTTTTTGATGTTTCTAAAGGTTCTCTTATCTAtgattttcctccttcctccttctcttcccctctgaggcctttcttttgctttggttgtACATGA